AAGCTTGAACTCTTTGATTTGGAATTCTGAGCTAAATCCAGTATTCACAAAATTGGGGCAGTTGTTGACTATACAGATGTTTggtgacgatgatgatgggtTTCAAGCACAGTCATTTGAGATACCTGAATATTTTTATCCTGGCATATTTTCTGCTACTTATcaagaaataattgaaaagatgaaccaaaagaaattgaatgctacaaaagaaagatcAGGTATAACCACCAAATTGTTGGGGTTTAGTTCATTTGAAggtaaaaaaataaagaaaatccTTCAAAGTagtattgattatttggCAACAACAGACTCAAAAGAGGCACACGATGATCTAAAGAGACTTTCAGAAAAGGTGCAAGACGAATCTTTGGCTTTGAATGATCGATTAAAGTTTGTTAACCAGGAATATCTAAAGATGGATGTGAAGAATCCCGATAATATACTTGAGATGATAGAGAGGGAAGGCTTACCTCGTCCTGAAAGGTATTACTTAACTGGTGTGATTATATCAGATACCGAGTATATATATCGAGCAAAGAATTTGACCACAACAGATTTCGAAAAAGAAGATTGGCTATACATTGTCATTGATCTGGGTCAAAATAATAAGGTTCTGGAGTACCGCACTGAAACAATGAGCTTCGATGCTCTTCAATCATTTATCTTGGAGGAAACTAAGCTTAATAGGAGACAGttgatattaaattatGTTGCTGAAAGTTCACTTAAAGATCTGGTAAAATTACCTGAGAAATTAGTTGAATTCTTTGATAAAGATAACCAATTGTTAGTTGAACAAGTGAATGAGTTTAATGAAAGCAATAAGGAACACCAAGCAGAAGTTTCAAATGATTCATCTGCGGAAGAATCTTTACTTGTGTCTCACACAGAAACTCAATCGCTTTAATTTCAGTGTATAATAATTGCATGTATGtgtttttgtatttgtcAAAGGACAGGTCTTATTAGCTTGTAGTCATTATAATTGTTGAGTTGTGAAGGTAATACCGAATTGCGAacactacaacaacaacaactaacACCATGAatacgaaaaaaaaaaaaaaaaatacaacaacaagataaAATAAAGCGAAAGACTagtttgaattcaaattattgcGCAACGATTTATCTGTCTACAGtttttaacaacaacattttcAGCACATGTCATCTCTAGATTATCcagaagattttgaaaataataaccCATTTGCAGAACCCGTCATATCTGATCAAGCCAATGGCGTGCATTCGCAGACGGAAAACAATGAAACACAATCTCCACCAGAAGAGCACACGGCCCCACAAAGTGATGAAACATCACCAGACCCTAACACTGAAGGCACTTTAACTGAAGACGAGCTAAGAAAGCTTATTCCTGAGAGATTCACTACTAAATACCGTTTAAGTATTCAGTtagttgaaattgaaaagaataaacCTGGGAACCCAATACTTAAAATGAATGTCAAGGTAAAAGGTTTGCCACGCTATAGACAGTCGATTTATAAAGATGTTCGTAGAACTTTTAACGAAGTTGTGAAATTTAACAGATACCTAACTGTTTCAAACTTAGAGGTGTTTGTTCCAGTCATCCCTAGTGCCATAACGTCGTATCCAACAGGTGGCGAAGATGAAAGGAAGAAACTTTTTGTCGAATGGCAAGAGTGGTTGGATAGAGTTACTAGTAATCCAATTTTAATTAGAGATGAAGAGTTTGTTTACTTTGTGGAGAACGATTTTGGATACTCTGTCATCAACACTAATAGGAAAACTTCTGTTGCAAGTGGAATCATGAGAAAGACACTAAAACAGTTTGCTGTACCATACGACCCTTACGAAGAGTTGGCCAATTTTAGGccaattattaaagaagCATATTTGACTCTTCAAAAATTGCACAAACTTCTTGATAGAAACTCGAAAACGGAGAAACAGGTTTCAATTCATATTTTCGATATGGCCAACAAATTGAGTCAATTGTCTGAATTTGAAACTACTCATCCAggaatgaaaaatatgtGGGAGAAGTTGGGTAAGATCACTCAAAAACAATCTGATTTTACCTTGGTGGACTCGATTAACGAAATGGCAACGTTGGGAGATGGAACTCAAACATTAATTGACGATTTTTATGAAATCAAAGAAGCTTTAACAAATAGGCACTTGATCATGAGGGAGTTGATTCAAGCAGAAACCCAAACCAATGTTAAACATGTTCAAgcaaacaaaataaaaaacaaatcttCGTTGGATCCTATAAAAGTTGATGAAGCCTTGAGATCGTTGGAATATGCTTCGAAAGTACAGGAATCGCTTCATTTACAAGTTAAAAGAATATCTGGAGAAATGATgtttgaaagaaaagaagtaATAGATTTTActgaaaaaagaatacaACGCTTGATGAAAGCTTACACTTTGCACAAAGTAGAACATCACAGGAAAATTCTTAaacattttgaaaatataaGGTTGGATGTACGAAgtgttgatgataaagGTGGGTTATCCAGACTTAATCGTGACAACTTGACAAACTTGAAGCATAACTTGACACAATCACAATCTTCACAAGGCGATTCATGGTCTTCAAGAACGTTTAGGTCTTTggaaaaggaagaagaagaaaaggaaCACAAAAAGCTGGATGCAAATGGTTTTGAATCCACAACTGTTGATCCCAGAAATGCGGCAAGCCTATTAGGAGTGGCTACATTTTAAGTAGGTGCGTAGATTCTTTTTAAGACTATAAGTTAATTCTAGTTTAAATATGTTGAATTAGGCGTGGTCGgtaaatttacaaaaagtCTCTTTAGCCGAATTATATCATCAGTAAGTACATATATATGAAGTTTGACTGGATTTATAAGTAAACTTGTATTTAACGTGTCAgtttttctattttattttgcttTGTGCATCGtgttttttaaaattctaatcataataatttttttctttcatttgttttcatttccTGTTTTCAGTTTTTACTAAATTctaaatttcttttttccttttccttttccttttcttttcgtttttaattaaaacttacccaaaaacaatatttgtTGGATCCATCAACAATCAACGATTATGTTAAAACTATGAGTACAATACCGCCATTTACAAGTGAAGATTATAAAGAAACAATTAAGGTGTGGAGGTCTTTCAAAGTTTCTCAGTTAAAAGATGTCTGTCGTTCTCTTGATCTTCGTCTTTCTGGTAGAAAACAAGATCTTATCGACCGGGGAGAATCCTGTCTCGTTTCAAAATTCCGTAGTGACGACCATCTCGCGTTGCATGCAATTAGGGCACTTATTTTCAGATGTTTGCAGGGGGAGCAGTTACCTaattatcaagaaatgATTCATGCAATAAGAACAGGGCAATATCAGATGACTACGCCAACACTGATTGCTAGAAACCCACCCACAAGCAGACTTTCAGGTATTCATATAAGTGACTCGGTGCCATTCAAGGGACATACATTGTACTTTAAAACTACTCCCTTGTATCTGGTTTCACGATTAATTCATTCTACGCCCATGTTACTTTTATCTAATGGAAATCGTAGCTTCCTGGTTTgctattttatttttacaGAAGATGAATATAAAATGTTGCAAGACAAAACCCGCAACTATAGATTATATATTCTTTGTGGCAAGCCAAATGGTCAACGATCAAACTCGACCGATAACGTTCTTATTGAGTATCCAGCCCAAACagtaatatatattaacGATCATAAATTGAGTGACACGTATCTGGGAATTGcagaaaaaattggaacaGCTGTACCAGCAGATGTCACAGATTACATGAATTCTCCACCCGAAAGAAACGAGATTAAATTTTGTCATCTGGCCTCTGGTGCAGCCTATTTGATGTATTTGTACATCGTGGAAGTAAAACCTGCAGAAACGCTAATACAACAAGTTCGAAGCTGGCCAGCCATTccaaaaaatgaaacaatcAAGAATATAAAGGATATGAGTACTTACGATGGTATTCAAACAACGAAATTGACATTGCGAGATCCGCTATCATATACTAAATTGGCGATCCCTACAAAGTCTGTCCTGTGTGACCATTACATGTGTTTTAATGGGTTGATTTTTATAGAGCTGCAGCGACTGGTTGAGACATGGAGTTGTCCAGTGTGTctgaaaacaattaattttaatgatttgagAATTTCTGAATATTTTGAGGAAATACTTAAGAATGTGGATGCTGAAGTAGATGAAATTATCATAATGCAAGATGGTAGTTGGAAGGTTGCCAATGGAGATAACACAAATGCAACAAAGAAGAGGACTGAAAGTGCGTCACCTGAAGCGATTGTATTACTTTCAGATGACGAGGATGACATACTGACTCATGAGGTGGATGCAAATGCTCAATTGGAAAGCgaagaagacgaagaagaagaagaaaatgtcaacaacaatagagTTGACAATATACTGGAAGTGGAAATAAGTGATACTGAGcaaaacaataatcaaGAGAAACTGATCGATAGTGAGAACattcaaaatcaagatGAAGCAACCGATAAAATGGAAGATAACAATACAGCATTGTCAGCACAACAGAGTCCACAAGCTGAGACAAACAAGGACGCAACTAGCAATATGGAGACAACTTTTCAGGAAGATATAATGCCTTCTCTTCCCAGAAGTGGTgtacaagaaaaagatacATCTTCAGGAGACGGCATTGATACAGAACAAAACTTAGGCGAATGTCAAACTGTACAAGCTGTTGATCTTGCAGACTCCCCTATATCAGTTATAAACGTGACACTTGATCCACCAAATGAATCCAATAAAGAAAGATCAACTGAGAGTAGTGTTCCATTATCgaatttatcatcaactaCCAGAGAATCGTTTCCAATTTCAAGCTCGCCACGATCAAAGCCGCCTTCAATGATTACGCCGATTTCTCCTTCGTCAGCTCAAGTTGCAAGCGATAAATCACAAACATCGCATGAAAATTCTATTGTTTCTAATCATCTTAGTCGCACAAGCTCACCAGACTTTGCTGCACTGCCATTATCACTTACTAGTGTCAATAACAACCATGACGAAAATCGCACTTCTCAATCGCCCAACGTAAATAAAGCCGACATGCTAAATAATCAGGATGGTAACAACTCGCAAGCAGCGTCAGACAGCGCAAATACTCCAtctttatcaacaatagcAGTATCCGCAGAAAATGAATCTGGTCAACAGGATGCAAAtaaaattagaaataaGGATGAAGAGATTCGAAGACTTGCACAAGCACTTTATTATCAGCGTCAAATTATACATCAGCAGCTACCTTTGATTCAACGGCAAGCtcttcttcaacaacagcaacaattagaacaacagcagcaactaGAACGACAGCGACAGCAACAACGTTTACttcaacagcaacagcaacaacaacgatgTCTACttcagcagcaacaacagcaacaacaacagcaacaaccaCCGCAACAGTATCCTCATCATCCTCAACAACGTccccaacaacaacatctttCTCCAGAAGACCAACGACAGTATCTTCAATTAAGTCAACTACCACAGTTCCAACGACTTCAGCAACTTCAAGCTCGACAACgccaacaacaacaacagttaCAACCGTCACTGCAGCTGCGCTCGATCCCCCAAAATGGAATagttcaaattcaattgaatgaacAGCAGCATGTCAATTCTTTGCCAAGACCCGCTGATACAAGGGTTGTACTTCGACAAAATGTTCAGCGTTCTGTCATGACAATGCCGTCTTCCGTGCATTCTGGTATGTCAacttttcaacaacaaggtTCAGTTAATCTGAATTTATTGCGTCATGTACCATACCAACTTAATGTTAGAAACCATAGTCGAGGATTATCTGTTGATACAGAACCTAAGAATATATCTTCTTCTGACTCAAGACTTGCTGTTGTGAACAGTGTAGATGAGTCAGATCCTATTGAAGATAGACCCCTTGCCTCTCTAGCAAGAAGGTCGAAGTCTACAAACAATATGCCAAGCaataataccaataatattGCATCACTGAATTATCAAGCATCAGAAAAACAACTTCATGTATATCGTTTAGGGaatccaaataataattccactgaaaattataaaaaggATAATGAAACGACAACTGGAACAAGTACACAACAAGAACCATCTGCCGAAGGCTCTGCTAACAAGCAGGATTTACCTGGATCCAATATCCAAAATCCCTTATCTGCAACTCAAACTTTGGAGCTCAATCAAAATCACGGACAAGCTTCTGGTATTCAAACTAAGAACGACATCAACAATGCTGGAGTCGAAGTTAACCTGAAACTTCAAACAAACTCCATTCATTCTCGTAGCTTGAATGAAATCCCACAACACACTACTAGTAACTCACCAAGGATGGAGCAGAATATAACGTCGTTGGTACCACCAGGTAACTCGCTACAGATGGTAACCGGTAGGACATCTGGTAGAGGTGAAGAAAGAGATAAGCGCATCGATAGCAACCAAAACGTATCACAAATAGAAAATCTGATTGTGGATTCTGTGGGCAGGGATATTGCAAGTCCTATTAATGACATGTGCAATCTGAAATATATCCATAAGATGGTTGAaaacatcaataataaGAAAGATGACATTATTGGTAGAATCGATGCAAAGCGTAATCACAAAAGATTTGTTTTGCAAAATTTTGATTCCAAGACAAAAAGTTTAATATCTGATTTGGAGAAACGTGGCGGCTCTAAATATGATAAAAGCAAGTTGATTCAAGCTAGAAGTGGAGAAAAGAGTCGTCTAGCTCAGCatttaaatgatgaatttgaaaaacttCAACTCGAGTATTCCGTTCAGTTACAAAAGTTAGATGAAACTCTTCTGcatttaaaaagaaaggcTGAAGTGGGAAATGCTACACACATTCAAGTTAACGGTCGAAGTATGGATACCAATTCAGTTTACAATGCAGATTCTCGTGGTGCACAAAGAGGTGAAACAGATATTGCAGGTCAAAccccaaaaagaaatcaccTGGTCAATATAACTCCACAgacaaatcaaatgatttcCCAAAATGGGATTCTGCAACTGTCCCCAGAATTAACATCACAAAATCAAGATTATTCAAATAAGATTCATTTCGGTCCACCTATGCAGACATTGCAAGTTCCATCCTCAAAACGTCAAAGGATTACTGGTTTTCTAGGTATTCAAGTAAACGAAGACGCGTTGAACGTCAGTAATAGCAATCATGGTTTACAGACTAGTATGACAcctatcaacaataaaatcaaGAGCATAAGTTTAGATACACTGAACCCAAACGATTGTAAAGATCAGTTGAGAGATTTACAAACTCAGTTCAGTTTAAACGAATACAAAAACAGTGGCACTATGCATGATCCAATTGTTTTAGATTTGAGTGATGAAGAGTAAAGAAGCACaagatattattatcaagaGTTCACCTGTTTTTGttagtattatttttctttttctattcAAGTATTATTTTCCAATTACCCGTTATTACTTTAGttgtaatattaatatacaAATTTTTATACATGCACAGCTCTATTACATAGGACTTGGTCCCAAATAGTCTTCCTTTATACTTCCTATTGCGTAGATCTCATTGACATCAGTCCTTGTACCAACAATCTTCAATCTAACCCTCGAtcctttttcaatattttcatcagGACTCACGTAGGCGGGAGGATTTGCTGATGGATTGAATTTCATATCTGAAGGTATCAAGTGTGTACTAACAAACACTGATAATGGACCAACATCAGCGAAAAATCCCATTTTATTGACGGTGGTGACAACTGCATCCACCACTTCACCTTTAAATGGTTTCCATACAACAGCTCTATATTTGACTTCAAACTCGGCCATCCCAGTACTTGGAATTATTCTTCCCTTACCAACATCTATATTCATTGAATCCAAAACACACACAATATATCCAAATTGACCCGTACATGTTCCCTCTACATCACTTAATAGTTTCTCTCTTAAATACTGGTCCATTTGTGGTCCAAAAAAAGATGGATGTAAAGTTAAATTTAATGACAAGTCTTTTAAGAAGAACAttttgttgtagttgttgttgatatgaattgaattaaaaattgaaattgaaaaaaataaaggtCTTTCCCACAGATTATAATCTATACCAAGATTTCGGTGGCAGTgattgaaataaaatatatatatatatatatgtataatACAAGTAAATCAACTAATAAACGATTGGTTGATATGTTAATGCCCAATATATTTGTCCCCTCCACAAAAAAGTCAAAACAGTTCCCGATTCTTCTTCAAACGAGTGAGAAAGTGATaagtttgaattatttgattatttactTTTCTGGTTTTGACTTGTTGAGTAAAggttggaaaaaaaaaaaaaattgtgaGAAATTCTTTCACATCATTTTTTTGCTCTAAATTACACGACCACATTCAAAATTACAAACTAAAAACGATAAATAGTTGATcgaaaaattttcaaagcGTACTGAAACGAGTGTGAAGTAAGTGTATAATACTACGAATCCAACAATAACATGTCGCAAAGAATTGGTATTACAGCTTCAGCCCTTACAAGAGTATGGCATCATGTTGATGTTGCTGCTGATAACAGATCTTTAGGTCGTTTGGCATCGAGTATAGCAATAACATTAATGGGGAAACACAAACCAACATACACACCAAACAGAGATCATGGTGATTATGTGGTGGTCACAAATTGTGCCCATCTTAAAGTTACTGGtaacaaattgaaagagAAAACATATTGGAGTCATACTACTCGTCCAGGTACTTTGAAACTTGTTCCAATGGAAAGAatgattgataataaagGTTATggtgaaattattagaagagCAGTAAAGGGGATGATTCCAAAAAATAAGCATAGACTTGTTAGAATGGATAGACTAAAACTTTTCGATGGAGATGACCATCCATATAAGGATAATTTGATTGCTTTCGCTGATGAAAACCCTGATATGAGAAACAAACTTGCCGAATTagaaaagaatgaaaagaaTAGAGCTGAATTGAGAGAAAAGTATttatttcatcaacaataaatcaTATCACTTTTCAAGTTTATCATGTAAATAGAAAAATACAAAGATGATTTataaatgatatttattaaaagtaCAACTGTAATATTTAAATAACTTTCtgctttattttttttttttttcttttcttaatATGTAAGATTTGGTTATCTTATATcgtttttttatttgttaaaAACACTCCAATATAATTAAACACGTATACCAGACACAGATCTTTCCGTATACAATCTGGGTGATATATTCATAGCCATCAATTCCTGGAATAATAACTTGGCAGCATATGGAATGTGAATTTGGTAAATGTTGGTTTTATTCTTACAGGATCGACattcaaattgattctttttcaaattggcAATCACAGACATCAAGCCACACATTCCACATACATGTACTCTAAAGGCATCAGAAGCCTCCATCAATCTTTCTTTCAAGAATCCTGCAGCACCATGAGCAATCATACAGTCTCTTTCCATCTCACCGAAACGCAACCCACCATCTCTAGATCTACCTTCTACTGGTTGTCTTGTCAAAACTTGCACTGGGCCTCTTGCTCTAGCGTGAATCTTGTCGTCGACCATGTGTCTCAATCTTTGATAATAAGTAGGTCCAAAGAACACTTGAGCCATCAATTTTTTACCTGTGTGACCATTATACATAACTTCAAATCCTCTAGATTGGTATCCGTGATCTCTTAACAATGTAGAAATCTGTTCGGTTGTAACATCAGTAAATGGTGAAGCATCCCCTTCGAAACCAGATAATGACGACACTTTTGACAATAAACATTCAATCAAATGTGCAACCGTCATACGAGATGGAATAGCATGAGGGTTGATAATTAAATCTGGAACAATACCTTCGGCTGTAAAAGGCATATCTTCATGTCTATATGTCACACCAATAGTACCTTTTTGACCGTGTCTCGAGGCAAACTTATCCCCAATTTGTGGAACTTTAGTTGTTCTCATTCTTACTTTTACAAATTTAGCCCCATCACCATTGGTAGTCAATAAGACTTGATCAACAATACCAGATTCTGTACTTCTTAATGGTGTGGAAGCATCTCTCTTGGTATGATATTGTGTTCTTTGACCCAACTCTTCAGCATC
This is a stretch of genomic DNA from Candida dubliniensis CD36 chromosome 1, complete sequence. It encodes these proteins:
- a CDS encoding DNA-directed RNA polymerase II 19 kda polypeptide, putative (Similar to S. cerevisiae RPB7;~Similar to C. albicans RPB7): MFFLKDLSLNLTLHPSFFGPQMDQYLREKLLSDVEGTCTGQFGYIVCVLDSMNIDVGKGRIIPSTGMAEFEVKYRAVVWKPFKGEVVDAVVTTVNKMGFFADVGPLSVFVSTHLIPSDMKFNPSANPPAYVSPDENIEKGSRVRLKIVGTRTDVNEIYAIGSIKEDYLGPSPM
- a CDS encoding E3 SUMO-protein ligase, putative (Similar to S. cerevisiae SIZ1 (ULL1);~Similar to S. pombe PLI1), giving the protein MSTIPPFTSEDYKETIKVWRSFKVSQLKDVCRSLDLRLSGRKQDLIDRGESCLVSKFRSDDHLALHAIRALIFRCLQGEQLPNYQEMIHAIRTGQYQMTTPTSIARNPPTSRLSGIHISDSVPFKGHTLYFKTTPLYSVSRLIHSTPMLLLSNGNRSFSVCYFIFTEDEYKMLQDKTRNYRLYILCGKPNGQRSNSTDNVLIEYPAQTVIYINDHKLSDTYSGIAEKIGTAVPADVTDYMNSPPERNEIKFCHSASGAAYLMYLYIVEVKPAETLIQQVRSWPAIPKNETIKNIKDMSTYDGIQTTKLTLRDPLSYTKLAIPTKSVSCDHYMCFNGLIFIESQRSVETWSCPVCSKTINFNDLRISEYFEEILKNVDAEVDEIIIMQDGSWKVANGDNTNATKKRTESASPEAIVLLSDDEDDISTHEVDANAQLESEEDEEEEENVNNNRVDNISEVEISDTEQNNNQEKSIDSENIQNQDEATDKMEDNNTALSAQQSPQAETNKDATSNMETTFQEDIMPSLPRSGVQEKDTSSGDGIDTEQNLGECQTVQAVDLADSPISVINVTLDPPNESNKERSTESSVPLSNLSSTTRESFPISSSPRSKPPSMITPISPSSAQVASDKSQTSHENSIVSNHLSRTSSPDFAASPLSLTSVNNNHDENRTSQSPNVNKADMLNNQDGNNSQAASDSANTPSLSTIAVSAENESGQQDANKIRNKDEEIRRLAQALYYQRQIIHQQLPLIQRQALLQQQQQLEQQQQLERQRQQQRLLQQQQQQQRCLLQQQQQQQQQQQPPQQYPHHPQQRPQQQHLSPEDQRQYLQLSQLPQFQRLQQLQARQRQQQQQLQPSSQSRSIPQNGIVQIQLNEQQHVNSLPRPADTRVVLRQNVQRSVMTMPSSVHSGMSTFQQQGSVNSNLLRHVPYQLNVRNHSRGLSVDTEPKNISSSDSRLAVVNSVDESDPIEDRPLASLARRSKSTNNMPSNNTNNIASSNYQASEKQLHVYRLGNPNNNSTENYKKDNETTTGTSTQQEPSAEGSANKQDLPGSNIQNPLSATQTLELNQNHGQASGIQTKNDINNAGVEVNSKLQTNSIHSRSLNEIPQHTTSNSPRMEQNITSLVPPGNSLQMVTGRTSGRGEERDKRIDSNQNVSQIENSIVDSVGRDIASPINDMCNSKYIHKMVENINNKKDDIIGRIDAKRNHKRFVLQNFDSKTKSLISDLEKRGGSKYDKSKLIQARSGEKSRLAQHLNDEFEKLQLEYSVQLQKLDETLSHLKRKAEVGNATHIQVNGRSMDTNSVYNADSRGAQRGETDIAGQTPKRNHSVNITPQTNQMISQNGISQSSPELTSQNQDYSNKIHFGPPMQTLQVPSSKRQRITGFLGIQVNEDALNVSNSNHGLQTSMTPINNKIKSISLDTSNPNDCKDQLRDLQTQFSLNEYKNSGTMHDPIVLDLSDEE
- a CDS encoding vacuolar protein sorting-associated protein, putative (Similar to S. cerevisiae VPS17;~Similar to C. albicans VPS17); this encodes MSSLDYPEDFENNNPFAEPVISDQANGVHSQTENNETQSPPEEHTAPQSDETSPDPNTEGTLTEDELRKLIPERFTTKYRLSIQLVEIEKNKPGNPILKMNVKVKGLPRYRQSIYKDVRRTFNEVVKFNRYLTVSNLEVFVPVIPSAITSYPTGGEDERKKLFVEWQEWLDRVTSNPILIRDEEFVYFVENDFGYSVINTNRKTSVASGIMRKTLKQFAVPYDPYEELANFRPIIKEAYLTLQKLHKLLDRNSKTEKQVSIHIFDMANKLSQLSEFETTHPGMKNMWEKLGKITQKQSDFTLVDSINEMATLGDGTQTLIDDFYEIKEALTNRHLIMRELIQAETQTNVKHVQANKIKNKSSLDPIKVDEALRSLEYASKVQESLHLQVKRISGEMMFERKEVIDFTEKRIQRLMKAYTLHKVEHHRKILKHFENIRLDVRSVDDKGGLSRLNRDNLTNLKHNLTQSQSSQGDSWSSRTFRSLEKEEEEKEHKKSDANGFESTTVDPRNAASLLGVATF
- a CDS encoding mitochondrial 54S ribosomal protein YmL23 (Similar to S. cerevisiae MRPL23;~Similar to C. albicans MRPL23), whose translation is MSQRIGITASALTRVWHHVDVAADNRSLGRLASSIAITLMGKHKPTYTPNRDHGDYVVVTNCAHLKVTGNKLKEKTYWSHTTRPGTLKLVPMERMIDNKGYGEIIRRAVKGMIPKNKHRLVRMDRLKLFDGDDHPYKDNLIAFADENPDMRNKLAELEKNEKNRAELREKYLFHQQ